In the genome of Jaculus jaculus isolate mJacJac1 chromosome 11, mJacJac1.mat.Y.cur, whole genome shotgun sequence, the window AGTGAATGAAGCACACTTCCAGATGGAACCATTTTATTTCCAAACATGCTTCCACACAGAGAAACACTTTCCATCGCCACACTGAATTTCCATTTCATAAGATATGTTTGCTCCTGCAATCCTTCATAAATTCTGCATCCCCTTTTACAGTGGCAAAAAAGTCAGAGGTTAAAGGGTCATGCATAAAATAATATACCCAGCAATGAAATTCTAAAAGCCTTAGATTCTTCACAATCAATGATAAAACATTAAGATTAATTTACATGTTGCTGTATTTTGCAGCACTTGAAGATTTTCCTTCATATATTAACGTTCCTATTTTACATAGACGTTGTATTACAGGAAGATTATCCACTTTTCATAAAGTAGGAAAACACAACTAAGCTATCCTGTTGAAAGAAAGATCAGTCTGCAGAGCACAAACATGTAAGAATAAAGCCCAGAAGAACCACACAACTCAAACACCCCGTCAGGAACAATGCTtgacctctttcttttctttttctttatccccTTTTTATCCCTGAGAGCACTACCAAAATCTAGAATCACTTGAGGTCTGAATTTATTATAAATTTGGCTCACAATTTTGGAAGAAAATGTCAGTTTACGGAACTTCATAAATATGccacatttcttctttcttagaGGTAGTCAAATTCAAAATATATCtcttatttttagctgttttttttttttttaaagaatagtaatggggctcagtggtagagcactagcTTGGCAGGTGAGGCTtggggttccatccccagcacctttAAAACAGTATTGCACAAGAGGGCAAGAGAACAAAAGCTAAAACCTTAGTTCTGCTTTTAATCCTCCCATGATTGTTTGCTCCTAACCTCAGTTGAAGATAAATATCAATTTATACCATAAGAGGGGCAATTGTGACCCAGCAAAGGTCTTGATGCTTATGGGTTGatgtttaaaaatctgtttttaagCAATGTCTTTGATGATGTATGCATATAGAATTAtgacctaccaaaaaaaaaaaatcaccatagaTGAGGCCAAAAAAATTGTTCAGAATTGGACAGTTGACAAAATGGCTGGAATTTATAGCTGGACAAGACCTCAGAGATGAAGTAATTTAGCTCTCAGATTTTagacaaaaggaaaagaggaTCCCAGATGGACAATGACTCACCTAAGTACATTAGCAAGGTAGCTTGTATGCTGtatgcttttcattttttattttatttttgctttttttttttttttttttttacaaggtagggtctagctctagcctaagctgacctggaattcactctgcattctcagggtggcctcaacctcacagtgatcctcccacctctgcctcctggatgctgggattaaaggcgtgcgccaccacacctggcatctgcttatttttatataaacacacagcaaacacaaatatatatacttacCTCTGTTTTGTACATAAGATGTGATTAGCTTTTACAATAAGCAAATGGAGGGAGTGTGCAAATTTTCATTTGTCATCTTAAAGCCGGAAGTGGCAAACGCCTGTCCTTCACGGAGTGAAAGACCATTTTCCTCCCATGGTCACTGTAGCGTAATCAGCTCTACTGCTGCTTTCTGAGGTTCTTAAGCACAGCCTGGGCTGGGGCAGAAGCAGGGTGACAAAAAGGAGGGCAGAGTGCTCAATCCAAATCAAAATTGTATTGTTGTGCCAAAGATGCCCACTGGCGGTGAAGTCCTGACAGCAGGCAAGCCTCGGCGGctggaaggaggggctgggggtgagCCAGGGGCGCTGCTGGCTGTCCAGGGCAGAGGTGAGCAGGGCGTGCCTTGCCTAAGCTACTGAGCTGCAGGCTGGGCATCCCTCCTTTGAAATGTTGGGGAATGGAGTGTTtcagattttgatttttttctgaattttgggATATTTGCAAAGACATGATGAATTATCTTGAGACTGGGACTCTCGAGTCTAACCCAGACGTTAACCTGGGCTTTGAATTCACCTTATTTGCACAGCTTGTAACTTTGcatgatattttaaataattttacatataaaacaaaatttccacTTGTACCATCATCATATCAACACTCCAAGTTCCTAATATTTTAAGTAGGTCAGATTTCAGGTATAGGATGGCCAGCCCGTGTAAACATGGGTGATTTCACATATAGGTATAGATTTTAGTCATAGTCAAGAGCTTCGACTTATTTTAACTTATATAGgtataaatatcaaaatatttagTCCTAACATTTGGTAATACTATTATTATATTATCTCCTTCCATAAAATTAATTTGGCTAGAActgtatggattttttttaaaatatacctttatcttatattttctttgtagttGTTGGCTTTCAGAAAAATCCTATCTATATATattaagtaactttaaaaaataaacaatacattaTGTCAAAATAGTTCCACTTTATAGCTAttggcctgaaaaaaaaaattgagttttcaAGTGTGAACTGACCTTCTTTCAAGATTGAACTAGGTTTtctaaaggtattttttttattattctaaagtcatattaaatgtatttaatttcTTGATTATACCAAATATTTACACACTGCTCTTCCAGGAGTAGTCTTATGAAACATTAAGCTAAGTTATTTCGTAACGAAACATGCTCTAAATCTAAACAAATTTGTTCTGAAAGATTTCCCCCAGAGATAGCCAGTGCATGCATCCTTGTTTTCTCATAAGAACAGAGAGTAATTTTCAAGTATCACTTTAACCCAACTCAGAAAATTAACACACTCCAAGCAGAAAGGCTTTTGATAAGCCTGCCTTGCTAGAAAACCTTTCCTAAAGTCCCATGGGAAACAAAGCAGCCCTCAAAGAATGGAGGGCGGGCACGTGGTCCCTAGCACTGACCCAAAGGCGTGAACCTAACCTTGCTCTGCACCCAGGGTCAACTCTGGCGAGTTGAAGAGGAGTTCTTGCTTTCCTAACTTCTCAGAGGTTCTCCATCGCCTCACCCACAGCCAGAAAAGCTGCTCAGGGGAAGAACGTGATGATTTCATTTAAGGCAGGGCCCGAGGCTATATGCTACTCCTGGTCCTGCCTCCTGCTCCTGTGGCCATCTGTGGTAACGGGCTACAACAAAGAACAGAGAACTGGTCCTCTCTGGGAACAAGTTCAGATGGTTTTGTACTTGTTAGATTCACTTTTAAAAGTTGAATTATCATAAAGTCCACGGGGTTCAGAGATTCTAAAGCTGACAAGAAATAAGAAGGGGACGTAAATGGGAAGTCCACACTGGTCCAAAGCAAGCATAGGCAGTCTGAGAGGCCAGGCCTTGGACAGGTTTGTTCGGTCACAGGTTTTGATTTAGCCATTTGATGTAACTATCCCTAGTCCGGATTCCCACGGAGAAGTTGGTGGGCCAGCTGGTGAAGATCATGCATCCGTGGAAGCCGTCGGCAAAGTGGTCCAGGGTCACCTCCACACCCGCGCTCTCCAAACGCTTGGCGTACATGATGCCCTCATCCCTTAGCACGTCGTGCTCACATGTGAGGATGTAGGTCTTAGGGAGGCGCTGAAGGACTTCCTCGTCTGCAATGAGTGGGGAAGACGCAGCATCCAGCAGCTGAGGGATCTCCTGGACTATTCTGGTGTCGCCCTTGGTCTGCACGACGGGCTTGTAGTTCTTTGTGATGGACTCAGGTAAGAGGGACGTCCAGTTTAGAAGGGCCCTGAGTTCAGTGGCCCTTTCTACGTCCAGAGAAGTGTGATTATTCACTATCAGAGCCTCCACAAAGTCATAATTGCCTTTGAAGTAGTCCACCCAGTATTTGACCATGACATGGCGGGGCAGGATTGGGCTATTCTTGTTTTGTTGATAAGAGGGTGTGTTGAAATCCAGAGCTTGGAGGACTGGGTAGATTAATGCTTGCACTTTGAGCTTATTTCTTAGGCTATCATCATAAGTAAActggaaaagataaaacatattaTTTCGTTTTGCATGGACCGTTATCTGGAAAGCACACTCAAAACCACTGGTAAGTCCCTCacactcctgtaagcaacccttcCCCTGTGCTCTGGGAAAGTCATGCTGgttaaactcactggttcacaaaAAAGACACGAGAGTAGAAGGGGGATaagctgggaagaggaagggcTTCAGCAAGAGGAGGGGAAGATCAGAGAAGATAATGCgagaaatatgatcaaaatatattaaatactcAAGGACCATTTCAGAATAAATAgtggaaagtatgtaagagccaaaggaaggggaggagtgcctGTAATACTGTCTTAGAGACTCAAAGTGGCCAtggtactcatgacctcacagtggctgatgctacctacacaggacctgcataacaggagggaaaaactGATGACGgcaaaaaagaagagaaactagttggaaaggagaaaagattctcagttgctacccacaatgagctgctgacaggagagacctacaaggcccCCATAACAAGACAGTCTtcagtcaaagcacttgattacctgcctgaggcaaaaggtaagaccctattgctgacgacactgtatgctgctgacacagagcatggagagagctggctggaattcagaagaaagccagtccccagacagcccattcagtgctagaaagcactcactacatgaactactgggggaaagtggccaccaACAGTTTGAGTaaacagaggtctaagctactctgaAGTAAACACCCTGATGACGTGTACATGCCAGTGCACACAGTCTTGgcaggtaaccaatagctttctgactaGCTAAGAGACCTGCTCAATGtaaaggaacccacatctggaattgggaaccagattagAATCTTACGGAGACAAAGACTATGCTAGccattgtcaagctctcactagtctttggctaaaagagggaatACGTACATCAAActtctccctaagttaataatgcttatcccattttaaCTATGCttatttcactctccattagagaatctgtttttcttttttagtagatAGCGAGATCttaggagataaaccacccctcacacatcagctgagccacaggtaaaaccacagaggaactagggagatgagcaagagtgctgcttccatggtgaacctgataatcagtgccagggtgaagtagacagaccctgaggatactcaacacctaccaaagcagagatccagaggctcctgagatctcatcactgaagtagacttaaaacacaccacagaagccaggtatggtggtgcacacctttaatcccagcacttgggagacagaggtaggaggactgccatgagttcaaggccactctgagactacatagtgaattctaggtcagccagagatagagtgagatgctacttcgaaaaaccaaattaaaaaaaaaaaaaaacacggttCAGGAAAGAGGAGGtggattgagacatcatgcccagaggctttgcctcccccccccaaaaaactgactgctgttcAGAGAATGTATAACCCATagtcccatggggaatacctgcaaccccactgaagatgatccccagtggaatgggggagggacaagggaaaagagggtaccaactcaTAACATATCTATACAAAATATGATGttaataataatcaaaataaataaatgtttaaaaaatagagaagagattcagtggagggtggtGGGAGAAGACCGTGATTATGGTATGTTATTGTCTATATGTactgaagttgttaataaagtttaaaaatatattaaaaacgtGTGAAAATTACAATGGATGCCATTTATATGTGTACTGAATATAGGTGAATAAGAAAAACTTTATAAAGTTAAAGCACACTCTACGGTGTAGCTTCATGTGTTCTAGGGAAACCGCTGCAGAGATACTAACAGATAccaaacaaattcagaaaatcataaggacatactttaagaacatatactccactaaatttgaaattctgaaaaaaacagatgatttccttgattcatatgacctactaaaattaaatcaagaagagatTAACCATTTAGACCTAGAAGAAGTATggtgatccaagcagttatttaaaaaaatctccaagggctggagaattggcttagtggttaaggcctgcaaagccaaaggccctcagttcaattcctcaggacccacgtaagccagttgcacaagggggcacacaagtctggagttcatttgtttgcagtggctggaggccctggtgtacccattctatcccacccccagcccttctgcttctttctctcttgtactctcaaataaaaatgaaaataatttttaaaaaaaatctccaaactaagaaaagtccaggcccagatggattcactggtgaattttac includes:
- the Nceh1 gene encoding neutral cholesterol ester hydrolase 1 isoform X2; translation: MRSSCVVLAALLALLAYYVYIPLPRSISDPWKLMLLDAVFRSAQQVSNTIHYLGLTHHLIALNFLIVSFGKKNAYSTAKVKVADTNFDGVEVRVFEGSPKPDEQLRRAVVYIHGGGWALASARISHYDDLCTAVAEELNAVIVSIEYRLVPRAYFPEQVYDVIRATKYFLQPEVLQKYKVDPDRVAISGDSAGGNLAAVLGQQFTYDDSLRNKLKVQALIYPVLQALDFNTPSYQQNKNSPILPRHVMVKYWVDYFKGNYDFVEALIVNNHTSLDVERATELRALLNWTSLLPESITKNYKPVVQTKGDTRIVQEIPQLLDAASSPLIADEEVLQRLPKTYILTCEHDVLRDEGIMYAKRLESAGVEVTLDHFADGFHGCMIFTSWPTNFSVGIRTRDSYIKWLNQNL